A stretch of Capricornis sumatraensis isolate serow.1 chromosome 10, serow.2, whole genome shotgun sequence DNA encodes these proteins:
- the IQCF6 gene encoding IQ domain-containing protein F6 isoform X2, with amino-acid sequence MDTQTLEKAAIKIQSWWRGNMVRRMLLHAALRAWVIQCWWRSMQAKMLEQRRRLALRLYTCQEWAVVKVQAQVRMWQARRRFLQARQAACVIQSHWRWHASQTRGLIRGRYEVRASRLELDIEILMT; translated from the exons ATGGACACACAAACT TTAGAGAAGGCAGCCATAAAGATTCAGTCATGGTGGCGTGGCAACATGGTACGCCGGATGTTACTGCATGCAGCACTCAGGGCCTGGGTCATCCAGTGCTGGTGGAGGTCGATGCAGGCCAAGATGCTGGAGCAAAGACGGCGCCTGGCACTAAGACTCTACACCTGCCAGGAATGGGCAGTGGTGAAGGTGCAGGCACAGGTCCGCATGTGGCAGGCCCGCAGACGGTTTCTCCAAGCACGCCAAGCGGCCTGCGTCATCCAGTCTCACTGGCGCTGGCATGCCAGCCAGACCCGAGGCCTGATCCGGGGCCGCTATGAGGTCAGGGCCAGCCGGCTAGAGCTCGACATCGAAATCCTCATGACCTAG
- the IQCF6 gene encoding IQ domain-containing protein F6 isoform X1: MGPRNKNQLEKAAIKIQSWWRGNMVRRMLLHAALRAWVIQCWWRSMQAKMLEQRRRLALRLYTCQEWAVVKVQAQVRMWQARRRFLQARQAACVIQSHWRWHASQTRGLIRGRYEVRASRLELDIEILMT; this comes from the exons ATGGGGCCCAGAAATAAG AATCAGTTAGAGAAGGCAGCCATAAAGATTCAGTCATGGTGGCGTGGCAACATGGTACGCCGGATGTTACTGCATGCAGCACTCAGGGCCTGGGTCATCCAGTGCTGGTGGAGGTCGATGCAGGCCAAGATGCTGGAGCAAAGACGGCGCCTGGCACTAAGACTCTACACCTGCCAGGAATGGGCAGTGGTGAAGGTGCAGGCACAGGTCCGCATGTGGCAGGCCCGCAGACGGTTTCTCCAAGCACGCCAAGCGGCCTGCGTCATCCAGTCTCACTGGCGCTGGCATGCCAGCCAGACCCGAGGCCTGATCCGGGGCCGCTATGAGGTCAGGGCCAGCCGGCTAGAGCTCGACATCGAAATCCTCATGACCTAG